In Hydra vulgaris chromosome 06, alternate assembly HydraT2T_AEP, a genomic segment contains:
- the LOC136081195 gene encoding uncharacterized protein LOC136081195 encodes MANVRRPTIIEFNRINLPEIGRRFKNNDTECIRWCREFGLLALNMICLRCNIQCNEQNCHNVDGKIWRCTLKQCKKKISIRVGSFFERSQLKLWQIIGITYIWTRSAGKSRGLSVEDIQKDLEISSNKTVVDWNQFCRDIAVTYFLNNRVQLGGPGSIVEIDESLFLRRKYNRGRIKEDQWIFGAYDIATKKGLLIPVAYRDAATILPIIIKWICPGTEIWSDMWAAF; translated from the coding sequence atggcgAACGTTAGACGACCGACTATTATCGAGTTTAATAGGATTAATTTACCGGAAATCGGTCGCAGGTTTAAAAACAATGATACCGAGTGCATTCGGTGGTGCAGGGAGTTTGGTTTACTTGCTTTAAATATGATCTGTCTTCGATGTAACATCCAGTGCAACGAACAAAATTGTCATAATGTCGATGGAAAGATTTGGAGATGCACGCTAAAGCaatgcaaaaagaaaataagtattCGTGTTGgaagtttttttgaaagatcTCAACTGAAACTTTGGCAAATAATAGGTATTACTTATATTTGGACTCGTAGCGCCGGAAAAAGTCGTGGCCTTTCAGTAGAAGACATACAAAAGGATTTAGAAATTAGTAGCAATAAAACTGTAGTTGATTGGAATCAATTTTGTAGAGACATTGCTGTTACTTATTTCCTTAACAACCGTGTGCAATTAGGAGGGCCAGGTTCAATAGTGGAAATAGATGaatcactttttttaagaaGGAAATACAACCGAGGTAGAATTAAAGAAGATCAATGGATTTTTGGTGCGTACGATATAGCAACTAAAAAAGGGTTACTCATTCCTGTAGCATACCGCGATGCAGCAACCATATTACCCATCATTATAAAATGGATATGTCCTGGAACTGAAATATGGAGCGATATGTGGGCAGCATTCTAA
- the LOC136080949 gene encoding uncharacterized protein LOC136080949, producing the protein MPTDNWRKHSVRILGTKESYGKAQFCLSKATVTSDLQSDAESQRLRPKRIQKYPAENYDSDSEDYYEQPQFKKSYLLPPTPIVNKEWNMIGKSDRTAKKKLSPSRAPTPPPFPDANQTLIKAVVSKEELLTSQIQNNCSNDSNNNVNREHLESELVHNAETVSLVSSTTAFSSMNATLNKIILLQVELKAAVNNLQKQVNNNTAMLQTLTQGGKDDDDDIFDSLDLPVCDIERLQQLEDALKQDKIVFIKLVKGVAAKGGQNLKEATKRMISSVINNEVAKKLNWTGQGELNKKSFRALKFCQVIEKAIRRNLPTKDATDSEIQKAIVAFLSGALDRNGGRKERAERKSILKASSTESRGNLNHTVQSLTSKPLLRLSFTTI; encoded by the exons ATGCCAACTGATAATTGGAGAAAGCATTCAGTCAGAATTTTAGGGACAAAAG AATCTTATGGGAAGGCTCAATTTTGCCTTTCTAAAGCTACTGTCACATCAGATCTGCAGAGTGACGCCGAAAGTCAAAGATTGCGCCCCAAACG AATACAAAAGTATCCTGCTGAAAATTATGATAGTGATTCTGAAGATTATTATGAACAaccacaatttaaaaaatcttatctgCTACCACCTACTCCTATAGTCAATAAAGAATGGAACATGATTGGAAAAAGTGATcgaacagcaaaaaaaaaattatctcctTCTCGTGCACCAACACCTCCTCCATTTCCTGATGCCAATCAAACATTAATAAAAGCAGTTGTTTCAAAAGAAGAATTATTAACTAGCCAGATTCAAAATAATTGCTCAAATGacagtaataataatgttaatagaGAACATCTTGAGTCTGAGCTTGTTCACAATGCTGAAACTGTTTCATTAGTTTCATCAACTACTGCCTTTTCATCAATGAATGCCACTTTGAACAAGATTATTCTTCTTCAGGTGGAACTTAAAGCTGCTGTGAATAATCTACAGAAGCAAGTGAACAACAACACTGCCATGTTACAGACTCTTACACAAGGTGgtaaagatgatgatgatgatatatTTGATTCTCTTGATTTACCGGTTTGTGATATCGAACGATTACAGCAACTTGAGGATGCACTAAAGCaggataaaattgtttttattaagctT gtAAAGGGAGTAGCAGCAAAAGGCGGGCAAAATCTCAAGGAAGCCACAAAGCGAATGATATCATCCGTAATAAATAATGAAGTGGCAAAAAAATTGAACTGGACGGGACAAGGTGAACTTAATAAAAAGTCTTTCCGAGCTCTTAAATTTTGCCAAGTTATTGAAA AAGCAATACGAAGAAATTTGCCAACAAAAGATGCTACAGACAGCGAAATTCAAAAGGCAATTGTGGCTTTCTTGTCTGGAGCTCTCGACAGAAATGGAGGCAGAAAGGAAAGAGCCGAAAGAAAGTCCATTCTGAAAGCCAGTTCAACAGAAAGTCGTGGTAATTTGAACCATACCGTCCAATCATTAACATCGAAACCTTTACTGCGATTATCATTTACCACGATTTGA